The sequence CCGATGGGGTCCTTGGCGTCGTGCAGGATGCGGGCGAGCGCCGGGAAGAGCGTGTCGTGGACGAGGGTGCTCTTCCCCGAGCCCGAGACGCCCGTGACGGCGACGAGCTTGCCGAGCGGCACGCGCAGGTCGACGTCCTTCAGGTTGTTCTCGCTCGCCCCGAGGAGGGTGAGCTCCCGGCCGTTCGCGCCCGCCCGCTCCCTCGGCCGCCGGGGGATCACCCGGCGGGCGCCGGTGAGGTACTTGGCGGTCGCCGAGGCGGGGCAGGAGGCCAGTTCCGCGCGCGGCCCGGCGAAGACGATCTCCCCCCCGCGCTCCCCGGCCCCCGGCCCCAGGTCCACGATGTGGTCGGCCTGCTCGATCACGTCGCGGTCGTGCTCGACGACGAGCAGGGTGTTCCCCCGCTCCACCAGCCCCTTGAGAATGTGGATGAGGCGCGCGTTGTCCCGGGGATGGAGGCCGATGGTGGGCTCGTCCAGGATGTAGAGCGTTCCGGTCAGGTGGGCTCCGAGCTGGTTCGCCAGGTTGATCCGCTGGTGCTCCCCCCCGCTCAGGGTGCGGGTCTCCCGGTCGAGGGTGAGGTAGTCGAGCCCCACCTCGTGGAGGAACTCCAGCCGGTCGCGGATCTGCTTGAGGATGTCCCTCGCGCGGCCGTCCTGCTCCGGGGTGAGGGGCGGCGCCTGGAAGTAGGCCCGCAGCCTCTCCACCGGCATGGCGCACAGCCCGGCGATGGTTTCCCCGCCCAGCTTCACCCACGTGGCCTCCGGACGGAGCCGGGCGCCCCCGCACACGGCGCACTGCTGGAGCGTCTGGTAGCGGCGGATGAACACCCGCACCCAGACCTTGTACTTCTTCCGCTTCAGGCGCTCGAAGAAGGGGAACACCCCCAGCAGCGCCTCCGTGCCCTCCAGCACCATGGCCTTCTGCTTCTTGGGGAGGTCTTGCCAGGGGCGGTGGATGTCGAGCCCCTCCCGCTCCGCCGCTTCCTGGAGCTGCTTGCCGAAGTGGCGCCGGTAGCGGGGGCGCGTCCAGGGCTCCACCGCCCCCTGGGCGAGGGTCAGCTTGGGGTTCGGGATGATGAGCGACTCGTCGAGGTTGAGCGTGTTCCCGAAACCCCCGCACTCGGGGCAGGCGCCCTGGGGGTTGTTGAAGCTGAAGGTGAGGGGGGTGGGAGGCTCGAAGCTCCGGCCGCAGCACTCAAGGCGCTGGCTGAAGCGGAGCAGGGGGCCGTCTACCACCTGCACCTCGGCCACGCCCTCCCCCTCGCGGAAGGCGGTTTCGAGAGACTCGCCCAGCCGGGCCCGGTTCTCCTCCGAGAACACGAGCCGGTCGGCCACCACCTGGACGCCGCGCACGAGGGCGCCGGCGGGGGCGGACTTGGGGGGCCGGCCGCGCCCCCGCCTGGGGATGGCGGCGGGCGCCTCCCCGCCCCCCAGGAGACGGGCCGCCAGGGCCGGGAGGGGCGGCGCGATGTCGAGCACCTCCCCCCTCGCCATGAGGCGGATGAAGCCCTGGGCCTGGAGGGCGCCCAGGCGGGGCTCCAGCTCGTCCCTGGGGACGGGGGCCAGGGGAAACAGGACGAAGCCCCGCGCCCCCCCGAATCCCTCCAGGAGAAGGCTCACCGTGCTGTCCACGGTGGCGGGCCGCACCGGCTTGCCGCACTCAGGGCAATGGATCTGCCCCGCCTTGGCGAAGAGGAGCCTGAGGTAGTCGTAGATTTCGGACGCCGTGCCCACCGTCGAGCGCGAGTGCTTGACGGGGTTGTACTGCTCGATGGCGATGGCCGGGCTGATGCCGTCGATGAAGTCCACGTCCGGCTTGTCCACCCGCTCGAGGAACTGGCGCGCGTAGGTGGAGAGGCTCTCCACGTAGCGCCGGTGCCCCTCGGCGTAGATGGTGTCGAAGGCCAGGGAGGATTTGCCCGAGCCGCTCGGGCCGGTCACCACGATGAATCGCTCGCGGGGGAGGCGCAAGGAGATGTTCTTGAGGTTGTGCTCCCGCGCGCCCTCGATGACGATCTCGTCCATTCCGGAAAACCCGCCTCCATCCGTTAGGCGGTCGCCGCGCAAAAAAGACGGCAACACAGCAGTATGATATTCGG comes from Candidatus Tectomicrobia bacterium and encodes:
- the uvrA gene encoding excinuclease ABC subunit UvrA; amino-acid sequence: MDEIVIEGAREHNLKNISLRLPRERFIVVTGPSGSGKSSLAFDTIYAEGHRRYVESLSTYARQFLERVDKPDVDFIDGISPAIAIEQYNPVKHSRSTVGTASEIYDYLRLLFAKAGQIHCPECGKPVRPATVDSTVSLLLEGFGGARGFVLFPLAPVPRDELEPRLGALQAQGFIRLMARGEVLDIAPPLPALAARLLGGGEAPAAIPRRGRGRPPKSAPAGALVRGVQVVADRLVFSEENRARLGESLETAFREGEGVAEVQVVDGPLLRFSQRLECCGRSFEPPTPLTFSFNNPQGACPECGGFGNTLNLDESLIIPNPKLTLAQGAVEPWTRPRYRRHFGKQLQEAAEREGLDIHRPWQDLPKKQKAMVLEGTEALLGVFPFFERLKRKKYKVWVRVFIRRYQTLQQCAVCGGARLRPEATWVKLGGETIAGLCAMPVERLRAYFQAPPLTPEQDGRARDILKQIRDRLEFLHEVGLDYLTLDRETRTLSGGEHQRINLANQLGAHLTGTLYILDEPTIGLHPRDNARLIHILKGLVERGNTLLVVEHDRDVIEQADHIVDLGPGAGERGGEIVFAGPRAELASCPASATAKYLTGARRVIPRRPRERAGANGRELTLLGASENNLKDVDLRVPLGKLVAVTGVSGSGKSTLVHDTLFPALARILHDAKDPIGRFREIHGFEQISAAVLLDQSPIGKSPRSNPITYLKGYDSVRRLFAETAAARGLGYGAGHFSFNAAGGRCESCAGSGFQKVEMHFMADLYIRCADCEGKRFKPQALEVRYKGLNIHEVLNLTVEEASLFFDDVLSIVSRLLVLRDVGLGYLRIGQPVNTLSGGEAQRLKIAGHLASKPPRDVLYLMDEPTTGLHFQDVERLLEVLLRLVALGNTVVVIEHNLDVIRAADWIVDLGPEGGGAGGRIVAEGPPAKVAQHPGSRTGVFLRAYFEKHPAA